GGGCATCGGCGACAGCGACGCCAAGGACATCGTCTCCGCGACCGGCGCCACCCGCGTCGGCGCCCTCGACGACCTCGAGGAAGCCGACTTCGGTCAGGCCGACCGCATCAGCGCCGAGAACTACGGCGACGACGACCTCGCGTTCGTCGAGGGCGGCGCGGCGGCCGAGACGGTCACCGTCTTCGTCCGCGGCGGCACCGAACACGTCGTCGACGAACTCAAGCGCGCCATCGGTGACGCGCTGGACGTCGTCGCGACCGCGCTGGCCTCGGGTGAGGTCGTCCCCGGCGCCGGCGCGACCGAGATCGCCATCGCGGACAAGATCCGCGAGGAAGCCGCCGGCATCGAGGGCCGCAAGCAGCTGGCCGTCAACGCCTTCGCCGACGCGCTGGACATCGTCCCGCGCACGCTGGCAGCCAACACCGGCCGAGACCCCATCGACGCGCTCGTCGATCTCCGCTCCGCCCACGACTCGACGGGACGAGCCGGTCTGATCACCAGCGGCGAGGAAGTCACGATCGACGATCCGTTCGACTACGGCGTCATCGATCCGGCCGACGTCAAGCGCGAGGCCATCGAGAGCGCCACCGAGGCCGCGACGATGATCGCCCGCATCGACGACGTCATCGCCGCCGAGTAACGCCGCCGAGCCGTCGCTGAACCCCTCTTTCTTTTCGCGACCGCGTACGGACGCCGTCTCGCCGCGAGCGGTAGCCACCCGTTCGCGACGACGAGACGGCCCGGCCTCGAGGCCGTCCACAGCGGGACGGTCCTCGGCGTCGAAGCGGCCGGAACCGACGACGGCACCGACGTCGTCCAGCAGTCGTGGAACGGTGCGGACGGCCAACGGTGGTTCGCCGTCGCGCTCGCGGACGACCGCTACGGCTTCGTCAACGCGAACACCGGCCGCGTCCTCGACGCCGAGGACGCCGGCGAGAACGTCGTTCAGTGGCACTGGACGAGCGGCGCGAATCAGCGGTGGGAACTCGTCGACCGCAGTTCGGACTGACTCGTCTCCCTCGGTCGGACACTCGCAAGCGACGGACAGTCGACGGCGGTCTCGCCGAACGAGGACGACGGCCACGATAACCCGCGCGAAGAGAATGACACATATCGTGGTGTCAGAGATGTGATGTAGGTCGGGAACGAACGGGCGCCTCGATCGCCTGCGTAATTATCGGTCCGGCCGACAGTCCGGCCAACAATGATAAGTGTTAACACACGATATCTAGAGGCGTTATGTCCCGACCCGCTCGGAGGAGAAACCTGACGCCGGTCGACGACGACGGGGGGCAGACGATCTACTACGACGAAGACCGCGGGACCTACCACACCTGGTGCGACGACGACGCCTACGAGCTAGCGAGCACGGCCGTAGTGATCACCGTCGCGTCGGTGCTCGAGGTCGATACGGACGACCTCGAGCGGCTCTCGGCGGCCGTCGAACCGGACGCACTGAACTCGCTGATCGGCCATTGGCGACGGGCCGACGTGGCGGACGCCGACGGGAGCATCACCTTTCCGTTCGCGACGTGTGTCGTCACGGTCCACTCGAGCGGCGAGATCGTCGTCGATCCCGAGCAACGCGTCCCGTCGGTCGGCCGCTGAAACTGCGGCTCAGTTCGCG
This portion of the Haloterrigena gelatinilytica genome encodes:
- a CDS encoding HalOD1 output domain-containing protein, with protein sequence MSRPARRRNLTPVDDDGGQTIYYDEDRGTYHTWCDDDAYELASTAVVITVASVLEVDTDDLERLSAAVEPDALNSLIGHWRRADVADADGSITFPFATCVVTVHSSGEIVVDPEQRVPSVGR